Sequence from the Thermoanaerobacter uzonensis DSM 18761 genome:
GACTAGAGGAAGGGAATTCAGGTATTGAAGACAAGTCTAGATTTTTAAACATAGAAGAATAGAAATCAATTTTAGACTGGGAAGTAAACAGGTATATTTAAAAGTAATTGAAGCTGGTATATGTAAGATTTCCTCCTTCTTAAAAAATTTTTTATAGTGTATATATAATAATTCGACAAATGGGAGGGGAAATCCTACATAAAAGATAAAAAATTCAAGAGTGATAGAAAAAAAGCATGTCTGTGGAATGGCTTAAATGAAGGCTTTTGAATTTTGCACAAGTCTACCACAGTAGTTTAAAGGAGTGATAATATGAGAAATAAGAAAATATTTCTGTTAGTGCTTTTTATTTTTTTAATGATAGCTACTTCATCATTTTTATTCTGGGTTATTGAAAGCAGATATATAGAGATACCCGAACCTGTTGTAATGTGGGACAATGGCAAAGTTGAAATTCCTCTTGCTACTGTGAGAATTGAATATAATAGCAAGTTTAAGCAGAAGTATAACTTTTGCGGAGGAGAACAAACATTAATAGATGAAATTATTAATCCCACCATTGTATTGCCGAATGAAGAAATAAGTATAATTTTTAGAAAAAAGCCCTTGCACTGTACAGTATATGAAAGGCAAAAGAATGGGAATTACGAAATAATTTCCGATACTTCCTTTGAAGGAAAGTCTGACTATGTAAAAAATATAATTTTTAAAGTGCCAAACAAACCGGGTTTACATATATACAGTCTTTTAGTCAGTTATCCTGTTGGTGAAGCTACATACTATTTTTCTATAGAAGTAAAAGATAAAATAGAATAAATTTATTTTTCAAAAGGAGTGAGTATAAAAGCTCTTTTTATACCAACTGCGAGAGGAGAAGCAGAAGGCTACTGTAAAACTTTTGACCTTGTCTATGGTAAGATGCTCAAATATATCCCATTCAAATTGTTAGTTGATAATGATTAAATGAAATTTAAAATAAAATTAATAAACAAAGGAGACGGTTTTTCTTATTTTAAGATCTTGAATAGGGAACCGTCTCCTTTTATTTGATTATTTATTTTACTTTTATCTTTATTTCTCTATCACCAATTAAAAGAGGATAATCTACAATTTTAAATTTGACTGGGTTATCATAAGATACATTTGGAATTTTGATTATGACTTTCTCTATTTTTTCATTTTCTACAGCATGAATACTCCAGTTTAAAAAATTATATTTTTTCATAGAGGAGTCCTCAAATTCGCTGTAAAAAGGACTATAAAAATTATTTGAATTATCTATCTTTTCAATAGTAAACGTAAGTTCTATATCATTGCCATTATTCACTATGTCATTTAAATTGAGCTTTTCATCAGGTTTGTTTAAAATTGTGTTATTTTTTAAGTCTATTAAAACATACTCTTTATCTTTATCAATTGCCTTGATTTTTGAAAAGACAATATATAAGTTTTTTGGCTTTTTGAAGAAATTGCTCTGAAAATAAAGTATTATGTTATTATCATCTTTTATTGTTGAAGTTACTCCATTACTTATTTGTCCGAATATATCATTGTCTTCATCTATAATCTTCATGTCATAAAAGCCAAGTATTTTTTTAGTGTTTTTTGTGTCATAGCTAATATATACAGCAATACGTGTGGGATAAATTATCACTTTTTCAAAAGTAATTTTTTGTTTGTCTATTTCTACTGTTTTATTTAAAATAAAAACTTCCTTTAACCCTATAAACTTCTCTTTATCTATAGGAATAGAAAAGTTAAATAGAGAGCTTTTTATACCTTTAAATTCAAAATCCACATTTAATTTATCTGGTATTTTATCTTTTTCTTCTGAAAAAGCAATGTCTATAAAACTTACTTTTTCCTTATTTAAATTGTCAAAACCGTTCCAGCTTACAGACACATCTTCTAATAGTTGATTATTATTGTCATATAATTTTATATCTTTAAGTTTTATTGGGTTGTCAGATTTATTTTCAATAGAGTAAAATACTATTATGCGGCTTTCATCAACAATTAATCCATCAATTGAAACTTTCATACCTTCGTCTTCTTTTGAAAGATAAATAGGTTGTATAAAGTTATTTTTTACTGCTAAATCAAGGCCTTTATCATATCTTACCAAATGAACAATTGATTGAAAACCTGGTATTTGACTGATATATGCCGCAACGCTAGTTGATAACCTTATGGACATCACAAATAAAACTAAAACAATGCCTGCTGCAATGTAAGAAAATTTTTTTCTCTGTTTTAAAATAAGTTTTCTTTTTTTACCTTTTTCTATACCGGTTTTTATATAATTTTCTATTTCATCAGGTATTTTTGCAGTTTTTATCTGATTACCTTTTTCTTCTAAAATTTTTTCAATATCTTTTTTCAACTTTTTCACCCCCTATAAAGATTTTTCAATATTTCAAGCCCTTTGTAAAGCCAAGTTTTGATTGTTCCTTCTGGCTTATTGAGAATAAGTGCGATTTCCGAAATTTTATAATCATGAAAGTATTTTAATACAATTACTGTTCGATATCTTTTTTCAAGATTGGATAATAGCGTTTCTATTTCTACAAAGTCATAATTGCTGTTTGATAGAAGGCTTTCTGAAGATTTTTCCACTTCAAAATTTTCATTTGTAAATCTTTTTTTATATTTAAGTTCATCTATGCAATAATTTATCATTATCCGTGTAATCCAGGTTTTAAAAAATTCTGGCTTTTTCAATTTTTTTATATTTATATAGGCTCTATATATGACTTCTTGAACAGCCTCTAATGCTTCCTCTTCGCTTTTTAAATAAGAGAGAGCTATTCTATAAAGCTGTTCTTTCATATTTTCCATCAACTGATAAAACGCTTCATCATCTCCCCTTTGGGCTTTTTTTAAAAGCAATTGTTCATCCATAATCTGCCTCCCTTATCCATCTCTTTAGATTAGACTCAAAAGTTATTAAAAAAGTTTTAAAAAAATAATCTATGCAGATTTTAATCGGGCTGAAAATATTTGACATACCATATATTATATAATTAAGGTAAGGATATGTAAAAGGATATATAAGATCATATATTTTTGTTAGACGTTTTGACATTAAGATACCATATTTAACTGATAATGAGAAGGTAGAATTAATAACTAAACTATTAAAAAATCTAAATCTAAAAGATGATGGTGCGATAATATTTGGAGATGTAGCATTTAAAAATACAGAGGAAATGCTTAAGGCAAGGGAAAAAGACAAGGACATATGGGATGATGAGGAACACTATATTATAGTTGATAAAATAATAAAGTTGTTGCCGCATTTAAACATAAGTTTTGAAAAACTTTCTTATTGTTCTGGCGTTTTAACCATATTTAAAAAGAGAAAAAATAGCCACTTTCCTGTTATAAAATAAATTAAAATGTATTTTGAGCAAGACTAAGCAGGATTCGATTAGGGTATTTATTATCCATACTATCATAAGGAGCATTTCGCCTACAGCGGGAAGGCTAAGTTTGGTATTTCTTTTATTTCATCTTTAATTGTCGTAGATTACATCCTAAATTGAAGTTGGTTTTCAATATTATAGTACAAAGGGAGTTGTTTTGTATGTTATTTCGCATAAAATGTGTTTGGCACCTTTGCCAGGTAGCTCCCTGGAAATGTCGATGAATTGCTTGCGCAAAGTGCAAAAAGGTAATGCAAAATTTCAGAATCTATGGAATATTGTATTGAGGTATTGAGCTATTTTTCATCTCTTTTCAGTCAGCTGGTAGGGATGACTCAATTCCTTTTTGTTAATATTTGCCTTAATACTTCTATTACCACTATACTTGGTACAGTCCATTGGAAAAGGTTAAATTGTTCATGTATAAAAAACTTTATAGCCCATATAATTATGGAAATAAATATACTCTCCCAAAATACAATAGCCGTTTCTTTAAAAACTTCTTTTTTGTCATAATTATAATATCCTATCAATATATACCTTAATAAAATAAGTATCAAATAACCTGAAAAATATCCAAAAATTAAAGGTATTAAAAACGCAAATGATCCTTTAAAAGGAAATGTCATTCAATACCAACTCCTTTAACGATTACCAAATAATAACTAATATTATCCATTAATTCTAATTATTTTAATAAAACATATTGATTGGAGAAATTGTATAAATTAATATTCCTACCATCCCACATTATGAACAAAATGGCTTGCAAAATCAATGTCATAATTTATTGAAGCAGTTACTACCATTCCTATTTATTATGTGTTATTA
This genomic interval carries:
- a CDS encoding DUF4179 domain-containing protein; its protein translation is MKKDIEKILEEKGNQIKTAKIPDEIENYIKTGIEKGKKRKLILKQRKKFSYIAAGIVLVLFVMSIRLSTSVAAYISQIPGFQSIVHLVRYDKGLDLAVKNNFIQPIYLSKEDEGMKVSIDGLIVDESRIIVFYSIENKSDNPIKLKDIKLYDNNNQLLEDVSVSWNGFDNLNKEKVSFIDIAFSEEKDKIPDKLNVDFEFKGIKSSLFNFSIPIDKEKFIGLKEVFILNKTVEIDKQKITFEKVIIYPTRIAVYISYDTKNTKKILGFYDMKIIDEDNDIFGQISNGVTSTIKDDNNIILYFQSNFFKKPKNLYIVFSKIKAIDKDKEYVLIDLKNNTILNKPDEKLNLNDIVNNGNDIELTFTIEKIDNSNNFYSPFYSEFEDSSMKKYNFLNWSIHAVENEKIEKVIIKIPNVSYDNPVKFKIVDYPLLIGDREIKIKVK
- a CDS encoding preprotein translocase subunit SecE; the protein is MTFPFKGSFAFLIPLIFGYFSGYLILILLRYILIGYYNYDKKEVFKETAIVFWESIFISIIIWAIKFFIHEQFNLFQWTVPSIVVIEVLRQILTKRN
- a CDS encoding sigma-70 family RNA polymerase sigma factor, which encodes MDEQLLLKKAQRGDDEAFYQLMENMKEQLYRIALSYLKSEEEALEAVQEVIYRAYINIKKLKKPEFFKTWITRIMINYCIDELKYKKRFTNENFEVEKSSESLLSNSNYDFVEIETLLSNLEKRYRTVIVLKYFHDYKISEIALILNKPEGTIKTWLYKGLEILKNLYRG